The following coding sequences lie in one Thermodesulforhabdaceae bacterium genomic window:
- a CDS encoding c-type cytochrome has product MFKKAFLILFFLLLALAFLNIESYGDDPRQLFEKKCNACHSSEKPKSLRKSKQDWEKTVLRMKNKKGSNISDEEAQIIIEFLSNNYGIK; this is encoded by the coding sequence ATGTTTAAAAAAGCTTTTTTAATCTTGTTCTTTTTGCTTTTAGCACTTGCTTTTTTGAATATCGAAAGTTATGGAGATGACCCCAGACAGTTATTTGAAAAAAAGTGTAATGCCTGTCATTCATCAGAAAAACCTAAATCTTTAAGGAAGTCAAAACAGGACTGGGAAAAAACAGTTTTAAGGATGAAAAATAAAAAAGGCAGTAACATCTCTGATGAAGAGGCACAAATAATCATAGAATTTCTATCTAATAATTACGGCATTAAATAA
- a CDS encoding DUF4301 family protein, whose product MKGWELSKEDLIYLADHGIDPEIFNRYRSLFEAGKYPPDLVRPCTLGDGIEFLGSEDQEAYIELYESEALKGRCSKFVPASGAATRMFQSLCLIFQHDSINTLKDLASKAATKPELKDTLKFFQHISKFPFFPELQSWCKSHGLSVEEILEKGPLKLITRGILRHHDGLGLGTLPKALLPFHRYGEEVLTAFDEHILEAAGYVTDENGICQIHFTVPEEHLTRFEKRAETISKRLAAQGVHLNISFSIQHPSTHTPAVNQKGELVRRHDGKILLRPGGHGALLKNLQEFGGDIVFIKNVDNVPEDHIKPLVVRWKKILGGMLIAVERDFNQALDQLEKDPDGVAKAEAVWAKWKQVLPPNYDNLNNTEKKRLFSFLLDRPKRVCGMVQNVGQPGGGPFWVKDPKGWICRQIIEKPQIDSNNPQQVAIWNASTHFNPVDVVCALKNSHGKPYQLFQFVDQTSYIITEKSHHGILTKVLEHPGLWNGSMAWWITVFVEVPRETFYPVKQITDLLEKESLKEK is encoded by the coding sequence ATGAAAGGATGGGAACTGAGCAAAGAAGATCTTATCTACCTTGCCGATCACGGAATAGATCCTGAGATTTTTAATCGCTACAGATCGCTCTTCGAAGCTGGAAAATATCCACCTGACCTTGTAAGACCATGCACTTTGGGCGATGGTATCGAATTTCTGGGTTCTGAAGATCAGGAAGCTTATATCGAACTTTACGAAAGCGAAGCCCTAAAGGGACGATGTAGCAAATTCGTTCCAGCATCCGGGGCTGCAACGAGAATGTTCCAATCCCTGTGCCTTATTTTTCAGCACGACTCCATTAATACTCTAAAAGATCTTGCTTCAAAGGCAGCCACAAAACCGGAACTTAAGGACACTCTTAAATTTTTTCAACACATTAGCAAATTCCCCTTCTTCCCGGAACTGCAAAGTTGGTGTAAATCTCACGGGCTATCAGTGGAAGAAATACTAGAAAAGGGCCCTTTGAAGTTAATCACTCGAGGCATACTAAGACACCACGACGGGCTCGGATTGGGGACGTTACCAAAAGCTCTCCTTCCCTTTCACCGTTACGGCGAAGAAGTTTTAACAGCGTTTGACGAACACATTCTTGAAGCCGCAGGTTATGTGACGGACGAAAACGGTATCTGCCAAATACACTTCACGGTTCCGGAAGAACATCTTACACGCTTTGAAAAACGTGCAGAAACTATTTCTAAAAGACTCGCTGCTCAGGGAGTGCATCTTAATATTTCATTCTCAATCCAACATCCATCAACTCACACTCCAGCGGTGAATCAAAAGGGAGAACTCGTTCGAAGACATGACGGGAAGATTCTTTTAAGACCTGGGGGCCATGGCGCTTTACTCAAAAACTTACAAGAGTTTGGCGGAGATATTGTTTTCATAAAAAACGTCGATAATGTCCCGGAAGATCACATAAAGCCCTTAGTAGTGCGATGGAAAAAAATCCTGGGCGGCATGCTCATTGCTGTGGAGCGAGATTTTAACCAGGCTCTTGATCAACTAGAAAAAGACCCTGATGGCGTTGCTAAGGCGGAAGCCGTTTGGGCAAAATGGAAACAAGTTCTTCCGCCAAACTACGACAATCTGAACAATACCGAAAAAAAACGTCTGTTCAGCTTTTTGCTTGATAGACCCAAGCGAGTTTGCGGGATGGTGCAAAATGTGGGGCAACCCGGTGGAGGACCTTTCTGGGTGAAAGATCCAAAAGGGTGGATATGTAGACAAATCATAGAAAAGCCACAGATCGATTCAAATAATCCTCAACAAGTAGCAATCTGGAATGCTTCTACCCATTTTAATCCAGTAGATGTAGTGTGTGCTTTAAAAAATAGCCACGGAAAACCTTATCAACTCTTTCAATTTGTTGATCAAACCTCATACATAATCACGGAAAAATCTCACCACGGAATATTAACAAAGGTTCTGGAACATCCCGGGTTGTGGAATGGGTCTATGGCCTGGTGGATAACCGTTTTTGTTGAAGTTCCAAGAGAAACATTCTACCCGGTGAAACAGATAACCGATCTACTTGAAAAAGAAAGCTTAAAAGAAAAATAG
- the yedF gene encoding sulfurtransferase-like selenium metabolism protein YedF: MSLQEKQSGKNIHRRGDKMERFLDCRGLACPAPVLKTKEAIEEPGIIKITVRVDNPAARDNVSRFLSRSGYRVSSVQEGNDFLITGEKEKTSVSSIQEPLPSELTCAIPATSPELPVKTLIIIATDRLGRDVDLNNPSPTSNTPSLGEALMKNFIATLKEMGSHLWRLVFLNSGVRLTIDDSPVLNDLIELEKSGISILVCGTCLNFYGLLDKKKVGETTNMLDIVTSMDVATKVITIT; encoded by the coding sequence ATGTCCTTACAGGAAAAACAAAGTGGCAAGAATATTCACAGGCGAGGTGATAAGATGGAACGATTCCTGGACTGTAGAGGGTTAGCCTGCCCTGCTCCAGTTCTAAAAACCAAAGAAGCGATAGAAGAACCTGGTATAATCAAGATAACAGTTCGTGTTGACAATCCTGCCGCTCGAGACAACGTATCTCGATTTCTTAGCCGATCAGGTTACAGAGTTTCATCCGTTCAGGAAGGAAACGATTTTTTAATTACAGGCGAAAAAGAAAAAACCAGTGTTTCTTCTATCCAGGAGCCTTTACCTTCCGAACTTACCTGCGCAATACCGGCGACGTCACCGGAACTACCTGTAAAGACCCTCATCATTATAGCAACCGACCGGCTGGGAAGGGATGTCGATCTTAATAATCCATCACCTACTTCTAATACCCCATCACTTGGTGAAGCTCTCATGAAAAATTTCATCGCCACTCTTAAAGAGATGGGCTCTCATCTCTGGAGACTTGTTTTTCTTAATTCGGGAGTAAGACTAACAATAGACGATTCACCTGTTCTTAACGATTTGATCGAACTTGAAAAATCTGGAATAAGCATTCTGGTCTGTGGAACATGCCTGAATTTTTATGGGCTTCTTGACAAAAAGAAAGTTGGTGAAACCACAAACATGCTGGACATTGTCACATCTATGGACGTAGCTACTAAAGTGATAACGATAACCTGA
- the selD gene encoding selenide, water dikinase SelD, whose protein sequence is MTIQQKVNLAETVKAAGUAAKIGPGVLAELLKDLPVEHDERILVGKETSDDAGVFLLNEQTALVQTVDFFTPMVNDPYDFGRIAAANALSDIYAMGATPLTAMNIVCFPTKKMDLSYLKEILRGGLDKIHEAGAVLIGGHSVEDEEIKYGLSVTGIIEPDKVLTNAGAQPGDAIVLTKPIGTGILATALKGKLISESDIFEATEWMATLNKTASEIARNFTVHGCTDVTGFGLLGHLLEMALASKVVVEVRASSVPILSRVYDLAAMGIIPAGSYANRNFCSHQLEVDPSVDSVLLDILSDPQTSGGLLLSLPQAEAFDLVAQLRNRGLTASAIIGHVIDKGRGKIILQQ, encoded by the coding sequence ATGACGATTCAACAAAAGGTCAATCTTGCGGAAACGGTAAAAGCGGCAGGTTGAGCTGCTAAAATCGGGCCCGGCGTGCTCGCAGAATTGTTGAAGGATCTTCCCGTGGAGCATGACGAGAGAATTCTTGTCGGAAAGGAAACGTCCGATGATGCGGGAGTGTTTCTTCTCAACGAACAGACTGCTCTTGTGCAAACGGTAGATTTCTTTACTCCGATGGTAAACGATCCCTATGATTTTGGACGCATCGCTGCAGCCAATGCTCTAAGTGACATTTACGCAATGGGAGCAACGCCTCTTACTGCAATGAATATTGTTTGTTTTCCCACAAAAAAGATGGATCTTTCCTACCTCAAAGAAATTCTTCGAGGAGGACTCGATAAAATTCACGAAGCTGGAGCCGTACTTATCGGTGGGCACAGCGTGGAAGATGAAGAGATAAAATATGGGCTTTCAGTTACGGGTATCATCGAACCCGATAAAGTGCTCACAAATGCGGGAGCTCAACCGGGAGATGCTATCGTTTTAACAAAACCCATCGGAACCGGAATCCTTGCAACAGCCCTCAAAGGAAAGTTAATTTCTGAAAGCGATATTTTTGAAGCAACGGAATGGATGGCCACTCTGAATAAAACCGCTTCAGAGATTGCCAGGAACTTTACCGTTCATGGATGCACGGATGTTACAGGCTTTGGGCTTCTTGGACATCTCCTGGAAATGGCTTTGGCAAGTAAGGTGGTTGTAGAAGTAAGAGCTTCCTCAGTTCCGATACTTTCCAGGGTTTACGATCTAGCTGCAATGGGAATTATCCCTGCTGGAAGTTACGCCAATAGAAATTTCTGCTCCCACCAGCTTGAAGTGGACCCTTCTGTTGACTCAGTTCTCCTTGACATTCTTTCTGATCCTCAGACTTCCGGGGGGCTTTTGCTGAGTCTTCCTCAGGCGGAGGCTTTTGACCTCGTAGCACAGCTAAGAAATCGAGGGCTTACAGCCTCCGCCATCATAGGGCATGTTATAGACAAAGGGCGAGGTAAGATTATACTGCAACAATAA